One genomic segment of Paenibacillus durus includes these proteins:
- a CDS encoding glycosyltransferase family 4 protein: MGDKAAVVLFSHVSNDNSITGAEKLLLFFARELSSYFDCLLVAPQEGKLTRQARRSGISVELLPIPLVYGMYTPYAGLEEDIKSFQNGREFKDLHAWLAKRRPAFVVTSTCVHVLPAIAAKSLGIPVVWKISEIITENEHTPLSINLIHRFSDQIICISQTAALSFTEEIRASKIALLPPTWDDQEMMTAAWSRLRGERRRELRIKPANRLVGYISSFIIEQKGLEHFIHMAILVAEKHPEARFLVIGEPRDKDYFSRCKHKVKLEGLSSRFRFAGYEKSLSESYCAMDVLVVPSLVREGFGMTAMEGLAFGKPVVAYDSGGLGEIMRAVDCGEGLVPPENIEALAQHVEALLAQPVLAATIGVRSRGRVIAAYGPAAYRERLSGLAEAWRLRWADAAPAEPPAGDGTGAAPEQAAPRKRRASKRRGRLRRRLARRAASPRSARRAKRASRTSRRRRTSRKRRSAAARRR; the protein is encoded by the coding sequence ATGGGTGATAAAGCTGCCGTTGTCCTTTTTTCCCATGTATCCAATGACAACAGCATAACCGGCGCCGAAAAGCTGCTGCTGTTCTTCGCCCGGGAACTGTCCTCATACTTTGACTGCCTGCTTGTCGCGCCTCAGGAAGGGAAGTTGACGCGTCAGGCCCGCCGCAGCGGAATATCGGTGGAACTGCTGCCAATTCCGCTTGTGTACGGCATGTATACTCCCTATGCGGGACTCGAAGAGGACATCAAGTCTTTTCAGAACGGCAGGGAGTTCAAGGACCTTCATGCATGGCTGGCTAAGCGGCGTCCAGCTTTTGTCGTAACGAGTACCTGTGTACACGTTCTGCCGGCCATAGCCGCCAAATCGCTGGGTATACCGGTGGTATGGAAGATCAGCGAGATCATTACCGAGAACGAACACACTCCGCTAAGCATCAATCTGATCCACCGGTTCAGCGACCAAATTATCTGCATTTCACAGACGGCGGCTCTTTCTTTTACGGAGGAAATACGGGCAAGTAAAATTGCGCTGCTTCCGCCTACGTGGGACGATCAGGAGATGATGACGGCGGCGTGGAGCAGGCTGAGGGGAGAGCGGCGGCGAGAGCTGCGTATAAAGCCCGCAAATCGGCTCGTCGGTTACATCTCTTCATTTATTATCGAGCAAAAAGGACTGGAGCATTTCATCCACATGGCCATACTTGTGGCAGAGAAGCATCCGGAGGCACGCTTCCTAGTTATTGGCGAGCCGCGCGACAAGGATTACTTCAGCCGCTGCAAACACAAGGTGAAGCTGGAGGGATTGTCCTCCCGCTTTCGGTTCGCGGGCTATGAGAAATCGCTTTCGGAGTCGTACTGCGCCATGGATGTGCTGGTCGTTCCAAGCCTCGTCCGCGAGGGCTTTGGCATGACCGCCATGGAAGGCCTCGCCTTCGGCAAGCCGGTCGTCGCCTATGATTCCGGCGGACTAGGCGAGATCATGCGGGCGGTAGATTGCGGCGAAGGCCTGGTTCCGCCAGAGAACATTGAAGCGCTCGCGCAGCACGTGGAAGCCCTGCTTGCGCAGCCGGTGCTGGCGGCGACGATCGGCGTCCGGTCACGCGGCCGCGTAATTGCCGCCTACGGCCCGGCGGCATACCGTGAGCGCCTGAGCGGGCTGGCGGAGGCGTGGCGCCTCCGCTGGGCGGACGCCGCCCCGGCGGAGCCGCCCGCCGGCGATGGCACAGGCGCTGCGCCTGAGCAGGCAGCGCCGCGCAAGCGCCGCGCATCGAAGCGGCGCGGCCGTCTCCGGCGCCGGCTGGCCCGCCGCGCCGCTTCGCCGCGGAGCGCGCGGCGGGCGAAGCGCGCCAGCCGCACGTCCCGGCGGCGGCGGACATCCCGCAAGCGCCGAAGCGCTGCGGCGCGGCGCCGGTAG
- a CDS encoding CgeB family protein yields MSKDFILPVPPLPLTPAEQAKLEGRLNGFKNGYSEGYMRGRLAILDGRPEEPLPVRDIHVMYVGSGKGYPYSPLDEAVLTSLQSLTADVTATDVHQNLVELAGAKRPNLVLVLDGMELPLEQIDQIRRMGILTAIWLTDDPYYTDFTLGIVNHYDYVFTLERNCVEYYRQLGCTEVHYLPFAAYRPHYRPTISRTPVAREVSFIGSAYWNRVNFFREIMPQLMEFNTVINGIWWDRLPDAQAYGDRIEIGKWMSPQETAAAYSCSKIVINLHRSHVDDAFNNNTLAISAASPNPRTFEIAATGTLQLSDVRDDLASFYKPGEEIVTFSTPQEMMDKIRYYLANEEERQAIALRGLERTLREHTYPKRVNQLLTIIFG; encoded by the coding sequence ATGAGCAAAGATTTCATTCTTCCGGTCCCGCCGCTTCCCCTTACGCCGGCTGAGCAGGCGAAGCTGGAGGGAAGGCTGAACGGTTTCAAGAATGGCTATTCCGAAGGCTATATGCGCGGACGCTTAGCCATTCTGGACGGCCGTCCAGAAGAACCGCTGCCCGTACGCGATATTCATGTCATGTATGTCGGTTCCGGTAAAGGCTACCCCTATTCCCCGCTGGACGAAGCCGTGCTGACATCGCTGCAAAGCCTGACGGCGGATGTAACGGCAACGGATGTACATCAGAACCTGGTAGAACTGGCTGGCGCCAAACGGCCGAACTTGGTCCTTGTGCTCGACGGAATGGAACTGCCGCTGGAACAAATCGACCAGATCCGGAGAATGGGTATCCTGACGGCGATCTGGCTTACAGATGATCCTTATTATACTGATTTTACGCTGGGCATCGTGAATCACTACGATTATGTATTCACGCTGGAACGAAATTGCGTCGAATATTACCGGCAGCTTGGTTGTACGGAGGTGCATTATTTGCCGTTCGCGGCTTACCGGCCGCATTACCGCCCCACGATCTCCCGCACACCGGTTGCGCGCGAGGTAAGCTTTATCGGCTCCGCGTATTGGAACCGGGTCAATTTCTTCCGGGAAATCATGCCCCAGTTGATGGAGTTCAATACGGTTATTAACGGAATTTGGTGGGACCGCCTTCCGGATGCTCAAGCTTACGGAGACCGGATCGAGATCGGGAAGTGGATGTCCCCGCAGGAGACGGCTGCCGCTTACAGTTGTTCGAAAATCGTGATCAACCTGCACCGTTCCCATGTCGATGATGCATTCAACAACAATACACTGGCGATTTCTGCGGCTTCGCCGAATCCGCGGACATTCGAGATTGCGGCCACCGGCACGCTGCAGCTAAGCGATGTCCGGGATGATCTGGCCTCCTTCTACAAGCCAGGAGAGGAGATTGTAACGTTCAGCACACCGCAGGAGATGATGGACAAAATCCGGTATTACCTGGCGAACGAGGAGGAACGCCAAGCCATTGCGCTCAGGGGGCTGGAACGGACGCTCCGGGAGCATACGTATCCGAAGCGGGTCAATCAGCTGTTAACCATTATTTTCGGATAA
- a CDS encoding glycosyltransferase family protein yields MKAKIKQERKQGYRDGYRQGYHLGLCEAVKQLNPGTAGVRRPLKLMYVPQGFDAIDAGVSEALAGLITELIVCPAHAMLETAARESPEAVLVMNGLHVFPDNHLEQIAEIRRRGISTAIWFVDDPYFTEDTSVLCRHYDHVFTHELGCVEFYRSHGAESVHYLPLCVNPEMFNPRRIGPEYCYDIVFIGNAFFNRTELFDRLAPMLIRHRTLIVGGFWERLKRFDMLSPFIHKGFIPPEETANYYSGAKLVINIHRPWEAGQDNRNSYRVPARSINPRTYEISACGAMQITDVRDDLANHYRLGYDLETFGSPEELESKIEYYLKHETERRNFALRALRTTLQNHTFAARLPRLLDVIDEARARH; encoded by the coding sequence GTGAAAGCGAAAATAAAGCAGGAGCGCAAACAGGGGTACCGTGACGGCTACCGTCAGGGCTACCATCTTGGTCTGTGTGAAGCTGTGAAACAGCTCAATCCGGGTACGGCAGGTGTTCGGCGTCCCTTAAAGCTAATGTATGTCCCGCAGGGCTTCGATGCGATCGATGCCGGGGTATCGGAGGCGCTGGCCGGGCTTATTACCGAGCTGATTGTATGCCCGGCGCATGCCATGCTGGAGACCGCCGCCCGGGAATCTCCGGAAGCGGTGCTGGTTATGAATGGGCTGCATGTATTTCCGGATAACCATTTGGAGCAGATCGCGGAAATCCGCAGGCGGGGTATTTCCACTGCTATCTGGTTTGTCGACGATCCCTACTTTACGGAGGATACGTCTGTTCTTTGCCGGCATTACGATCATGTGTTCACGCATGAGCTGGGATGTGTGGAATTTTACCGGTCGCATGGAGCGGAGTCGGTGCATTATTTGCCGCTGTGCGTGAATCCGGAAATGTTCAATCCCCGCCGCATCGGCCCGGAGTATTGCTATGACATCGTTTTTATCGGCAATGCTTTTTTCAACCGGACCGAGCTGTTCGACCGCCTGGCCCCGATGTTGATTCGTCACCGTACGCTGATCGTCGGCGGATTCTGGGAGCGGCTGAAAAGATTCGATATGCTGTCTCCTTTCATCCACAAAGGCTTTATTCCGCCGGAGGAGACGGCGAATTATTACAGCGGCGCAAAGCTTGTCATCAATATTCACCGTCCATGGGAAGCGGGGCAGGATAACCGCAATTCATACCGGGTTCCCGCAAGATCCATCAATCCGCGCACTTATGAGATCAGCGCTTGCGGCGCGATGCAGATTACGGACGTACGGGATGATCTGGCGAACCACTACCGGCTGGGCTACGACCTGGAGACCTTCGGATCGCCCGAGGAGCTGGAATCCAAAATTGAATATTATCTGAAGCATGAGACTGAGCGGCGGAATTTCGCCTTGAGAGCTCTGCGGACAACACTTCAGAACCATACCTTTGCAGCCCGGCTGCCAAGACTGCTTGATGTGATCGACGAGGCGCGAGCGAGACATTAA
- a CDS encoding AAA family ATPase — translation MENDKLYLRHMELLRNKIPSFRSYPFHLPVIRSLKRLMFRNPVTFLVGENGSGKSTLLEGIAAAWGFNPEGGTLNFSFNTRSSHSILYEYLRIARGVKRPKDGFFLRAESYYNVASYIDELDEQPSPGPRIRDSYGGKSLHEQSHGESFFAAFMHRFGGRGLYILDEPEAALSPLRQMSLLARMHQLVRSDSQFVIATHSPILMSYPGADIWLLEEEGIREVSLEETEHFAVTKAFMNDREGMLRELLEEE, via the coding sequence ATGGAGAACGACAAGCTGTATTTACGCCATATGGAGCTGCTTAGGAACAAGATTCCGTCCTTCCGCTCCTATCCTTTTCACCTGCCTGTGATCCGTTCATTGAAGCGGCTGATGTTCAGGAATCCGGTTACTTTCCTGGTGGGAGAGAACGGCAGCGGCAAATCGACCCTGCTCGAGGGGATCGCCGCCGCCTGGGGCTTCAATCCGGAAGGGGGGACGCTGAATTTTTCGTTCAATACCCGTTCTTCACACTCCATCCTGTATGAATATCTTCGGATCGCCAGAGGGGTCAAACGGCCGAAAGACGGGTTCTTTTTGCGCGCGGAAAGCTACTATAATGTAGCCTCATATATTGACGAGCTCGATGAGCAGCCCTCTCCCGGCCCAAGGATCAGAGATTCTTACGGGGGCAAATCGCTGCACGAGCAGTCGCATGGCGAATCCTTCTTCGCCGCTTTCATGCACCGGTTCGGCGGACGCGGCCTGTATATCCTGGACGAGCCCGAAGCGGCGCTGTCCCCTCTGCGGCAAATGTCGCTGCTGGCCCGTATGCATCAGCTGGTGCGCAGCGACTCGCAGTTCGTCATCGCTACACACTCGCCGATTCTGATGTCCTATCCGGGGGCGGATATTTGGCTGTTGGAAGAGGAAGGAATCCGGGAAGTTTCTTTAGAGGAAACGGAGCATTTCGCGGTGACCAAGGCGTTCATGAATGACCGCGAGGGCATGCTGCGCGAGCTGCTGGAGGAAGAATAA
- a CDS encoding YybH family protein: protein MGDIRKVIESNNQLFVQAVQQKNAAVITDLYTKQAILIPSGSANIQGSEAIHSFWVTMLNNGLTDLALESKEIQAGGEFQVRESGIAHLTLQNGEEEIHPTSGYVVLWRLEDGAWKIDIDIMF from the coding sequence ATGGGAGACATTCGTAAGGTCATAGAATCTAACAACCAATTGTTTGTACAAGCTGTTCAGCAAAAAAACGCTGCGGTAATCACAGACTTATATACGAAGCAAGCCATCCTGATCCCAAGCGGTTCCGCAAATATTCAAGGCAGCGAGGCTATTCATTCCTTCTGGGTTACCATGCTCAATAATGGACTGACCGATCTGGCTCTGGAAAGCAAGGAAATACAGGCCGGAGGGGAATTTCAAGTACGTGAAAGCGGAATTGCTCACTTGACGCTTCAGAATGGCGAAGAAGAAATTCATCCCACCTCCGGCTATGTGGTTTTGTGGAGACTGGAAGACGGGGCTTGGAAAATAGATATTGATATTATGTTCTAG
- a CDS encoding HD domain-containing protein, which produces MNTELSIPDSSLCTKATELVLELSPQFLFNHSVRTYRFGGLLSQREGMKLDPELFYLASILHDIGLTKRCDHGHSFEVDGADAADEFLTQHGYPRDKIDIVREAIVLHTSLLAEEKQPEIALVHFGAGFDVGAFHIKDLPSSSVQQILEAYPRLGFKKAFAEVWMSEAGRKPNMLADRVNTEIGFMDILINAPFEE; this is translated from the coding sequence ATGAATACCGAACTCAGTATTCCAGACAGTTCATTGTGTACAAAAGCGACAGAGCTTGTTCTGGAATTGTCCCCGCAATTTTTGTTCAATCATTCTGTAAGAACGTACCGCTTTGGAGGACTTCTGTCGCAGAGAGAAGGAATGAAGCTGGACCCGGAGCTATTCTATTTAGCTTCCATTTTGCACGATATCGGCCTGACTAAACGCTGTGACCATGGTCATTCCTTTGAGGTGGATGGTGCGGATGCGGCGGATGAGTTTCTTACGCAACACGGTTATCCCAGAGACAAGATAGACATCGTCCGTGAAGCGATCGTTCTGCATACTTCTCTGCTCGCGGAAGAAAAACAGCCTGAGATTGCTCTCGTTCATTTTGGCGCCGGGTTTGATGTTGGGGCATTCCACATTAAGGATCTTCCTTCCAGCAGCGTACAGCAAATCCTTGAAGCGTATCCCCGTCTTGGATTTAAGAAGGCTTTTGCAGAGGTATGGATGTCTGAGGCAGGCCGTAAACCCAATATGCTCGCTGACCGGGTGAACACAGAAATCGGCTTTATGGATATATTGATCAACGCTCCATTTGAAGAATAA
- a CDS encoding TetR/AcrR family transcriptional regulator, whose protein sequence is MRKGAETRENIIRKTAELLNVQGYHGLSISDIMRETGLQKGSIYNHFQNKDEVVLEALDYAVDIVNTRFQEAIAGHTRAYDQLIAAIRVYEHVVEAPPFIGGCPVMNIAAESDDTHEALTERAQKGLTAFVAFVSNILEHGMETGEFKPDIDKRRVANFIVTSIEGGVMISKLFHSNTPIQENNKLLIDFIMQNICK, encoded by the coding sequence ATGCGAAAAGGAGCAGAGACTCGGGAGAATATTATCCGAAAAACGGCCGAATTGCTCAACGTTCAGGGTTATCATGGACTATCCATTTCTGATATTATGCGTGAAACCGGTCTTCAAAAAGGAAGCATATATAACCATTTTCAAAATAAAGACGAAGTGGTTCTGGAAGCATTGGACTACGCTGTAGACATTGTAAATACCCGGTTTCAGGAAGCGATAGCCGGACATACCCGCGCATATGATCAACTTATAGCTGCGATCCGGGTGTATGAGCATGTCGTAGAAGCGCCGCCCTTTATCGGAGGGTGCCCTGTCATGAACATCGCTGCTGAAAGTGATGACACCCATGAGGCATTAACGGAAAGAGCGCAGAAGGGGTTAACCGCATTCGTTGCTTTTGTCTCCAATATATTGGAACACGGAATGGAAACAGGCGAATTTAAGCCGGATATCGATAAGAGAAGGGTTGCCAATTTTATCGTTACGTCCATTGAAGGCGGAGTTATGATCAGTAAGCTCTTTCATTCCAATACGCCCATTCAGGAGAACAACAAGCTGTTAATAGATTTTATCATGCAAAATATTTGTAAATGA
- a CDS encoding DNA-binding protein encodes MLLDNLSHIGEIFATAEQMYEQGYQDASKLLYRCVIESEKYNNSERLAISHYRMFQIAIGKDMEANLRAALQFEPYRSWLPVEYRLEALVELLRIYFSVHNWKQFEMLSDELIDLAHTVYREWKDETGFLSSSKGEPIRLRKSLIRYFGQGYLCKGTALQKMGKYEEAGKAIALYADLSWIGPENAEEEQEVQQFRDWAQANLYTLDVLMGKQEILDEYADFLGNHPGEVLSGLATIIQSANIYNFSIDDIICKFTDEISGFESYNDTVNLERRLRLAIQMSVYFFRHSKYEEGIESCLTALDLSFKTNNETVFAESASLLEAYREYAGPAQNSQYRMVMEQMRIRTTLKYTI; translated from the coding sequence ATGCTGCTGGACAACTTGTCCCATATCGGGGAAATTTTCGCTACCGCAGAGCAGATGTACGAGCAGGGATACCAAGATGCTTCCAAATTATTGTACCGATGCGTGATTGAAAGCGAAAAATACAACAACTCCGAGCGCCTGGCCATCAGCCATTACCGGATGTTTCAGATAGCCATTGGAAAGGATATGGAGGCCAATTTGCGGGCGGCTTTGCAGTTTGAGCCTTACCGAAGTTGGTTGCCGGTGGAATACCGGCTTGAAGCGCTGGTTGAATTACTTCGAATTTATTTTTCCGTACATAATTGGAAACAGTTTGAAATGTTATCAGATGAGTTGATTGATCTGGCCCACACGGTTTATAGGGAGTGGAAAGATGAAACGGGATTCTTAAGTTCTTCCAAGGGAGAACCGATTCGGCTGCGAAAATCGTTAATACGTTACTTTGGACAGGGGTATCTTTGTAAAGGAACCGCGCTTCAAAAAATGGGGAAGTATGAAGAGGCCGGTAAGGCGATTGCTCTCTATGCCGATTTAAGCTGGATCGGACCGGAAAATGCTGAAGAAGAGCAGGAAGTGCAGCAATTCCGCGATTGGGCCCAAGCTAATTTATATACTTTAGATGTCCTTATGGGAAAACAGGAAATCTTGGATGAATATGCTGATTTTCTTGGCAATCACCCGGGGGAAGTTCTGTCGGGACTAGCGACAATAATTCAGTCTGCTAATATTTATAATTTTTCAATAGACGACATTATTTGTAAATTTACTGATGAAATTTCTGGATTTGAGAGTTATAATGATACTGTGAACCTGGAACGGCGATTACGCCTTGCCATTCAGATGTCCGTTTACTTTTTCCGCCACAGCAAATATGAAGAAGGTATTGAGAGTTGTCTTACAGCTTTAGATCTTTCCTTTAAGACCAACAATGAGACCGTTTTTGCAGAATCGGCATCGCTTCTGGAAGCGTATAGAGAATACGCCGGGCCGGCTCAGAACAGTCAATACAGAATGGTTATGGAACAGATGCGGATTAGGACAACTCTGAAATATACAATTTAA
- a CDS encoding glucose-1-phosphate thymidylyltransferase, translating to MKGLIVCAGKGTRLRPFTLTRPKTLLPVANKPILFYAIEKLANEGIHEIGIVIHPSQEETIRGAAGSGERFGVSLTYLYQQVPRGIADAVAAAEDYIGQSDFILLLGDNLIKEPLKTLIDQLKHSAACILLTHVENPQQFGVAEINETRIIALEEKPKFPKSNLAVVGSYAFKAGIFDYIRALTVSDRGELEITDAIQRLIDSGERVAYAITREHCSDVGTSERWLAANNWMMDELYGEQNDISWESTLVNCTVHAPVVIGPGCVFKNCTIGPYVSVMSGANLEECRIEHSILLRDVTISGTGEAVIAGILGDEASIIGSSANGPIALKIGGDQG from the coding sequence ATGAAGGGGCTGATCGTCTGCGCCGGAAAAGGCACCCGCCTAAGACCGTTTACACTTACTAGGCCGAAGACGCTGCTCCCTGTCGCTAATAAACCGATTTTGTTCTATGCGATTGAAAAGCTGGCCAACGAAGGTATTCATGAGATCGGAATCGTGATCCATCCGTCCCAGGAAGAGACGATTCGCGGCGCCGCGGGCAGCGGAGAACGATTCGGAGTATCCCTGACTTACTTGTACCAGCAAGTGCCGAGGGGTATTGCGGATGCGGTGGCCGCAGCTGAGGATTACATCGGACAGAGTGATTTCATTCTGCTTCTCGGCGACAACCTGATCAAAGAACCCCTCAAGACGCTGATTGACCAGCTCAAGCACTCGGCCGCCTGCATCCTGCTCACTCACGTTGAGAATCCGCAGCAGTTCGGTGTTGCGGAAATCAATGAAACCCGGATTATCGCGCTGGAAGAGAAGCCGAAATTCCCCAAAAGCAATCTTGCGGTCGTCGGCAGCTACGCCTTTAAAGCTGGAATTTTTGATTACATCCGAGCCTTGACGGTCTCTGACCGGGGAGAGCTGGAAATAACGGACGCCATACAGCGGCTGATCGACAGCGGAGAAAGGGTTGCCTATGCGATAACCCGGGAGCACTGCTCCGATGTAGGGACCTCAGAGCGGTGGCTTGCGGCCAACAACTGGATGATGGATGAGCTTTACGGAGAACAGAACGACATTTCCTGGGAATCCACACTTGTCAATTGCACGGTTCATGCTCCGGTGGTCATCGGTCCCGGCTGCGTATTCAAGAACTGCACGATCGGCCCCTATGTTTCGGTCATGTCGGGGGCCAATTTGGAGGAATGCCGCATTGAGCACAGCATTCTGCTGCGGGATGTCACAATCAGCGGCACCGGCGAGGCCGTCATTGCCGGCATTCTTGGCGATGAGGCGAGCATCATAGGCTCCTCGGCCAATGGACCAATCGCCCTTAAGATCGGAGGAGATCAAGGATGA
- the rfbC gene encoding dTDP-4-dehydrorhamnose 3,5-epimerase codes for MKIIPRRLEGVYEIRLSPLSDHRGQFMRTYDESIFADYGIHRHWVQENQSVSVSKGTIRGLHFQYSPSSEAKLVRAATGAVLDVFVDLRKGSPTFGEWDSIELSDDNLAMIYIPRGFAHGFCTLCDHCTVQYKVDRKFSPAEDGGIRWNDPTIAVQWPTETPILSDKDKNLPTLDMFISQNKGLDTE; via the coding sequence ATGAAGATTATTCCAAGAAGGCTGGAAGGCGTGTATGAAATCCGGCTGTCTCCGCTCAGCGATCATCGGGGACAGTTTATGAGAACCTATGACGAGTCTATCTTCGCCGATTACGGCATCCACCGCCATTGGGTCCAGGAGAATCAATCGGTGTCGGTCAGCAAAGGGACGATCCGGGGACTGCACTTCCAATATTCCCCCAGTTCAGAGGCCAAACTCGTAAGAGCCGCTACCGGTGCCGTGCTGGATGTATTTGTAGATCTGCGGAAAGGTTCACCGACTTTCGGAGAGTGGGACAGCATTGAGCTGTCCGATGACAACCTGGCGATGATCTATATTCCGCGCGGCTTCGCCCACGGCTTCTGCACGCTCTGCGATCATTGCACCGTACAGTATAAAGTAGACCGGAAATTCTCCCCCGCAGAAGACGGCGGCATCCGCTGGAATGATCCGACAATTGCTGTGCAGTGGCCGACGGAAACTCCAATTCTCTCTGACAAAGACAAGAATCTGCCTACGCTCGATATGTTCATTTCGCAAAATAAAGGGCTTGATACGGAATGA
- a CDS encoding NAD-dependent epimerase/dehydratase family protein codes for MTGAGGFIGSSLCKQLRREGHEVVRIFRSLPEHAADAGTAYEDIAADVLSGGFPELRIGGDAVIHLAAANDIVSKNGREGIQLSLIGTKNVLDFAVNNEIRQMIFFSTIQVLGSELQGMVTEESAVLPENDYAANHAVAELYTEMYARKGLLRAVSIRPTNVYGHFASPTINRWSLVPACLCREAFYNKTITIRSSGRQRRNFVSVDSVANATSAVLANFPASYDTLNLGSPCHMTILEAAQCVKQVHDEMYPDPVQLLVQGEEPRQENQFEISLRKLEDRYGFKEHLGAEDFRKEIRLIFLSLERSAH; via the coding sequence GTGACTGGAGCGGGAGGATTTATCGGAAGCTCTTTGTGCAAGCAGCTTCGCCGGGAAGGCCATGAGGTGGTACGGATATTCCGCAGCCTGCCGGAGCATGCAGCCGATGCCGGAACAGCCTATGAAGATATTGCGGCGGATGTGCTCTCGGGCGGCTTTCCCGAACTCCGCATCGGCGGAGACGCCGTTATTCATCTGGCGGCGGCCAACGATATCGTTTCCAAGAATGGCCGGGAAGGAATTCAGCTCTCCTTAATCGGGACCAAAAATGTGCTGGATTTTGCCGTTAATAACGAAATACGGCAGATGATATTCTTTTCGACTATACAGGTACTCGGGTCGGAACTGCAAGGGATGGTCACGGAAGAATCGGCAGTCCTTCCTGAGAACGATTACGCCGCCAACCATGCGGTAGCTGAACTGTATACGGAAATGTATGCAAGAAAAGGACTGCTGCGTGCCGTCAGCATCCGGCCGACGAATGTGTACGGCCACTTTGCTTCTCCGACCATCAACCGCTGGAGCCTGGTTCCGGCCTGCCTGTGCAGGGAAGCTTTCTATAACAAGACGATTACGATCCGCTCCTCGGGAAGACAAAGAAGAAACTTTGTCAGCGTCGACAGTGTTGCCAATGCGACAAGCGCCGTGCTGGCGAACTTCCCGGCTTCCTATGACACGCTGAATCTTGGCTCCCCGTGCCATATGACGATTCTGGAAGCTGCGCAATGCGTGAAGCAGGTTCATGATGAAATGTATCCCGATCCGGTTCAGCTGCTCGTTCAAGGGGAGGAGCCGCGGCAGGAGAACCAGTTCGAAATATCCCTACGGAAATTGGAAGACCGGTACGGATTTAAGGAACACCTGGGAGCCGAGGATTTCCGCAAGGAGATCCGTCTCATCTTCCTCAGCCTGGAGCGCTCAGCTCACTGA
- the rfbG gene encoding CDP-glucose 4,6-dehydratase, whose protein sequence is MEIGECSVEKINFWKGKKVFLTGHTGFKGSWLSIWLHQLGAEVTGYSDAPPTDPSLYECSMAGQLLTSITGDVRDAGRLQRAMQAADPDIVLHLAAQPLVRESYQRPVDTYAVNVLGTVHVLEAVRQNNAQGGRIKAVVNVTTDKCYSNKEWFWGYRENDRLGGFDPYSNSKACSELVTASYRDSFFNPSRYEEHGVAIASARAGNVIGGGDWAGERLIPDSFRAFCNQAPLVIRSPHSVRPWQHVLEPLGGYLLLAQRLYEEGVRYAEAWNFGPEEQDAQSVESVVSRFCRLWGEGAAYGVVPDGKLHEAAALKLDCSKAKARLGWRPRWNLDTALAQTAAWYKAYLNGEDMLELCRAQIREFEQAGG, encoded by the coding sequence ATGGAAATCGGGGAATGCTCCGTGGAAAAAATAAACTTTTGGAAGGGTAAAAAGGTGTTTCTTACCGGCCATACGGGCTTTAAAGGCTCATGGCTGTCCATTTGGCTGCACCAGCTCGGAGCGGAAGTCACCGGCTACTCCGATGCGCCTCCGACTGATCCCAGCCTGTACGAATGCAGCATGGCCGGTCAGCTTCTGACTTCAATTACGGGAGATGTCCGGGATGCCGGCCGCCTGCAGAGGGCAATGCAGGCTGCCGATCCCGATATCGTGCTTCATCTTGCTGCACAGCCGCTCGTCAGGGAATCGTATCAGCGGCCGGTGGATACGTATGCGGTTAATGTGCTGGGAACCGTACATGTGCTCGAAGCGGTGCGCCAGAACAACGCCCAAGGAGGCAGAATTAAGGCGGTCGTTAACGTTACAACGGACAAATGCTACAGCAACAAGGAATGGTTCTGGGGATACAGGGAAAATGACAGGCTTGGCGGCTTTGATCCTTATTCCAACAGCAAAGCCTGCTCCGAGCTCGTCACTGCTTCGTATCGCGATTCCTTTTTTAACCCCAGCCGGTATGAGGAGCATGGAGTGGCCATCGCGTCCGCAAGAGCGGGCAATGTGATCGGGGGAGGAGATTGGGCCGGTGAACGGCTGATCCCGGACAGCTTCCGGGCCTTTTGCAATCAAGCTCCCCTGGTCATTCGAAGTCCGCATTCGGTGCGCCCCTGGCAGCATGTACTCGAGCCGCTTGGCGGTTATCTGCTGCTGGCTCAGCGGTTGTATGAAGAAGGAGTGCGGTATGCCGAAGCCTGGAACTTCGGGCCGGAGGAGCAGGATGCGCAGAGCGTCGAATCGGTGGTCAGCCGATTCTGCCGGTTATGGGGAGAGGGAGCAGCCTATGGAGTTGTGCCTGATGGTAAGCTCCATGAAGCTGCCGCGCTGAAGCTCGACTGCTCCAAGGCAAAGGCTCGGCTGGGCTGGCGGCCCAGATGGAATCTGGATACCGCCCTGGCTCAGACCGCCGCCTGGTATAAAGCTTATTTGAATGGCGAAGACATGCTGGAGCTGTGCCGTGCACAGATTAGGGAGTTTGAGCAGGCTGGCGGCTGA